In Equus asinus isolate D_3611 breed Donkey chromosome 13, EquAss-T2T_v2, whole genome shotgun sequence, one DNA window encodes the following:
- the CLDN7 gene encoding claudin-7 — MANSGLQLLGFAMAVLGWVGLVAATAIPQWQMSSYAGDNIITAQAMYKGLWMDCVTQSTGLMSCKMYDSVLSLPASMQATRALMVVSLVLGFLAMFVATMGMKCTNCGGDDKVKKARIAMAGGIIFIVAGLAALIACSWYGHQIVTDFYNPLVPMNTKYEFGPAIFIGWAGSALVLLGGALLSCSCPGSESKAGYRAPRSYPKPNSAKEYV, encoded by the exons ATGGCCAATTCGGGCCTGCAGCTGCTGGGCTTTGCCATGGCTGTGCTGGGCTGGGTGGGCCTGGTGGCCGCCACCGCCATCCCGCAGTGGCAGATGAGCTCGTATGCGGGCGACAACATCATTACGGCCCAGGCCATGTACAAGGGGCTGTGGATGGACTGCGTCACGCAGAGCACGGGCCTGATGAGCTGCAAAATGTACGACTCGGTGCTCTCCCTGCCGG CGTCCATGCAAGCCACCCGAGCCCTAATGGTGGTATCCTTGGTGCTGGGCTTCCTGGCCATGTTCGTGGCCACGATGGGCATGAAGTGTACAAACTGCGGGGGAGACGACAAAGTGAAGAAGGCCCGTATAGCCATGGCCGGAGGCATCATTTTCATCGTGGCAG GTCTTGCTGCCTTGATAGCTTGCTCCTGGTATGGCCACCAGATCGTCACAGACTTTTATAACCCCTTGGTCCCCATGAATACTAA GTATGAGTTTGGTCCTGCCATCTTCATTGGCTGGGCAGGGTCCGCTCTGGTCCTCCTGGGAGGTGCCCTGCTCTCTTGCTCCTGTCCTGGAAGTGAGAGCAAAGCTGGGTACCGTGCACCCCGCTCCTACCCTAAGCCCAACTCTGCCAAGGAGTACGTGTGA
- the ELP5 gene encoding elongator complex protein 5, with translation MPRPFHPEGAGQLSVTPSESVRRGAERELEMLESLLALGGLVLLRDSVEWEGRSLLKALIKKSAACGEQVHILGCEVSEEEFREGFDSHVNSRLVYHDLFRDPLNWSKTGEALPEGPLGALRAMCRRTNPGPVTIALDSLSWLLLHLPCTTLCQTLHALSHQDSCPGNSTPVEPVHVLGLLHEELHGPGPVGALSSLAQAEVTLSGAMGQASAHILYRRPRQRPTHQTQWFSILPDFSLDLQRGPPLELQRHADPHTPPVDPTTQLTFNLHLSKEEKEAKDSLTLPFQFSSEKQQALLRPGPSQATSRIFYEPDAYDDLDQEDPDDDLDV, from the exons ATGCCCCGCCCCTTTCACCCGGAGGGGGCGGGGCAGCTGTCCGTGACGCCATCAGAGAGCGTCCGAAGAGGGGCAGAGCGCGAGTTGGAGATGTTGGAGTCGCTGTTGGCTCTTGGCGGCCTGGTTTTGCTGCGGG ACTCCGTGGAGTGGGAGGGGCGCAGTCTCTTGAAGGCGCTTATCAAGAAGTCTGCAGCCTG TGGAGAGCAAGTCCACATCCTGGGCTGTGAAGTGAGCGAGGAAGAGTTTCGTGAAGGTTTTGACTCACATGTCAACAGCCG GCTGGTTTACCATGACCTCTTCAGAGACCCTCTCAACTGGTCAAAGACTGGGGAAGCCCTTCCTGAGGGGCCCCTGGGAGCCTTGAGAGCCATGTGCAGGAGGACAAATCCTGGTCCTGTCACCATTGCTCTGGATTCACTCAGCTGGCTGCTGCTTCACCTTCCCTGTACCACACTCTGCCAGACCCTGCATGCTCTGAGCCATCAGGACTCCTGCCCTG GTAACAGCACCCCAGTGGAGCCGGTGCATGTGCTGGGCTTGCTACATGAAGAGCTTCATGGCCCAGGCCCCGTGGGAGCATTGAGCAGCCTTGCTCAGGCTGAGGTGACCCTGAGTGGTGCAATGGGTCAGGCCTCTGCCCACATCCTCTATCGGAGGCCCCGACAGCGCCCGACCCATCAG acTCAATGGTTCTCCATCCTGCCTGACTTCAGCCTGGATCTCCAAAGGGGGCCCCCCCTAGAGTTGCAGCGCCACGCAGATCCTCACACCCCCCCG GTGGACCCCACGACTCAACTGACATTTAATCTTCACCTatccaaggaagagaaagaagccaaagaCAGCCTGACCCTGCCCTTCCAGTTCAGCTCTGAAAA acAGCAGGCTCTACTGCGCCCTGGGCCAAGCCAGGCTACCAGCCGCATCTTCTATGAGCCAGATGCTTATGATGACCTGGACCAAGAAGACCCAGATGATGACCTAGATGTTTGA